Within Phaeodactylum tricornutum CCAP 1055/1 chromosome 26, whole genome shotgun sequence, the genomic segment GGTAGCCTTTTGGAGGGTACTGTTCCAAAGCTGCGCGGCGGCGTGTTCCGCTTGCTGGAGGTGCAGTCCTAACTGCCAATCCCGCACGTCATTTTGGGCCTGCTGTCCCGTCTGCTGCGCCCAAGAGGACGTGGCCTCTTGCGCGCTACGTAGTTTTTCTCCCACGTGCCATTCACTGGTTGTTCCTTGGACGGCCGATTCCGCCTCGTGCCAGGTATTCCCGACACTGTCCTTGGCGTGCCCCAGCAGCGGCTCCGCGCGCACCCGAATGGTGTGCCACCAGTCCATCGCGTTGtggtcgtcatcgttgttgttgcggtcGTCGTGATTTTTGCGATTGTCGTCACGCAAAGAGCGTTTCCATTCGTCCCAGACTTGGAGCAACACGTCGTGATTGTGAAGGtccttccaatccaaatcGTTCCAGGGAGTGGCAAATGTCAACAAAGTCGAGAACATGGTTTCTTTCGGAGAATGCTCAGCCTCCACAGGGCTGCTTGAGCGagtactactactagtactactTTCGTGGGGACGACTAGTAGTGCTACCGGTGTAGATCACAACTACTATCGCCAGTATGGTTGTACCGATGAGTGCGAGCAGGCGTCTTGGGGACCGAAGGAAGGGCGTCGATACAGCAGTAAGGCGTACCTGTCGTTCCAGCGCATCGTAGGGATCCGCACCGTAgcccgactcgtcgtcgttgtcggaCGGACTCTCGACTGCCCGTGCCGGCAACAATCTCGTCTGTTCCGTCGAGAATGCCGACGCGTTCTTCGTCCCGTTGGCCGAGTGCTCCATATGACCTCacagtaacaacaacagtagtaGCAACGTCTCGAAGCTCGTCTCTCTGGTCGAGATTGTGGAAATGACGCAGTGAAGGTATGTGCCCTGTCTCTCGGAGCGCAACAGACGACGAATCGCAAAAGTCTACCGAACGAAttgccaaagccaaggaacGAACGCAATGGGGTTTCCCTTCTGTTAGCAATAGTTACTTTGCCGTTACAACTGTCTAACAGGGAAGGAAAGCTACCGACCTAACCTTGGTACGTAGAGAGACCCAGCCGCGCGCCGGCAAGATTCAAATTCCGTTACCCTACTTGTTCCGAAACTCGGGTCCACGGACTGTGACATGACTACGACGCCAAGCCTGCGAATATAAGAGAAGGCGCAACCAGGAATAACCCCTCTCTACGCGTACCGCCGAGACCAAAGACGGAACGAACTTTGGAACGCGCGCGGATGTCTAAAATACCCGGAGGGTCTTGTCACGGGCCGTGAATGTGCCGAGAGTCACAGGTACAGCATTTGAACCCGGAAAAACGTATATGACTTTCCCGATTGGAACGCAAGGAGCACTTAGCACATACAAATCGGAGTGCGCTCCCGTCGGCATAATTAGTCGTGGTCCTTAATCGTCCAATACGACTTATAAGTATTTGATAAATGGAAAAAGGAGGGATAAGGTCGAAAACCACCTGAATATTTTGATGCCAATACTCATAGCAACGAGTAGGCCGATCCCATTGTCTAAATAAATCGCAGGCTCCAGTCGTATTCCACCCCTGCCCACCAAACCAGGCTGGCAAAAGGGCTATATATTTGTGTCCAGTAGATTGCACTAATCCAGCTTGCGTGGACGGGTCTAGACACGTACGAACGTTACCAGAACACACCGTACGCGAGACATCCAAATCCTCTGGGATCACGGCTACGAGAACACTGCCCATTCACGATTTTTCGGCCAGTCCAGAGAGGATCGATTCCGTTCGATTATTCGGGGGTCGAAAAAGTCGCGGTAGCTGCACCGTCACGCCGCACCACCACACATCTCACGCAAAAAGGTGCACCGCAACTCTAGTAGTTACTGGAAGCTATACTCGTTTTTTGCAGGACTAATTGAAGGTAATCCAAGAGGTAATCCAAGAGGCAATCCAAACAACCTTTCACCCTGACTGTTAGTTCGCATGGTACGATCAATGGCCACAGCGACACTTAATTCTAATAGTCTCTAACGTCAGAAATAAATTACTTTTTACTAGAGAATTagtttgacagtgacaaacAACTGTCATCAAACAGCTCAGCACGAAGCGGTACATCCGTACCAACTCGCGTGCGCCGCAACACTGCTAGTAAGGGCACTTTTGCGTTTCGACACGGCTCAACAGAGTGATCTCCGGCACCAAACCGGGGCAAGGAGACCACACAGACGTGACATTTACATAAAATAAGCAAAGCTCATCGACATGCTCATACTCATACTGAGACTCATGCTCATCATGGTCAACATATCCTCATCAATTTCCGGTGCTTCCATACTGGGGGCTGTTGGACTACTGGGGGTGGGAGCCTTGACCGATTTGGGGTTCCTGGCGGACTTCATCGTCATGAGAGCTCGGTGCTGAGCGCTGGCACGCGGAGCTCCAGCGGCGGCATCTTTGGACACAGCATCCGCTTGTTGCGGGTGGGCTTCTACATGCCACAGCTGAGTCAAGAGCTGGTCTCCTCGGTGCTTCTTAGTGTTGGCGTGGAGCTGCTTGGTATCTCGCTCACCCTCGCTTTCCACAATCTGCACCAAGTCACGGCGATAGCGAACCCGCTCCGCTCCTTCCACCGACATTACTGTGTACCCGAGGACGGTTCCCCAGAGTAGTAGCTGCACCAACCGAGTCGGTCTCATGTTCTTTTCCGCACTTCGACTCATCTTTGCACTTTGCTTACTCGGTGTGTGTTTGGAACTCACGAAACAGTTTATGTGACGAAAGTAACCGAGGGGCCGAAGCGGTTGGTTTATCGGAGCAGTTGAGTTGTGGAGGTCCGCAGAGGGTATCGAAAAGTACGAGCGCGTGCAGGAGATTTCTTTAGTGCGTTCGGTTGCGTGTGAATTCTACTCGCGAGTACCAGCGGTGTGCGAACACGGTCACCCTCCCCGGCAGATGAAACGGAAATCGACCCTCCCCAAAAGGGTCCGGGCCCGACGAAAACCGAATCGTTGATAAACAACCCCGGCGTTTCCAAGTTTCTAAGTAAAATGCCAACGGAGCCGTTCCAACTCGGATCTCACATTTATGGCTGCGGCTTTGACGTTGAAGATGAATACCGACCAAGATTCAAAAAAGTTAATATACAGCGAAAATTTGTTTACTTAGGAATTATCGGTGTTAATTATATGGATGGCCCAAAACGCTTGCGGGATGAGTTTTCGATTTTTGGCTGGCGTGCACCAAGCGCTACTCAGATCCTTGCAGGACTGTTCAAAGTAGCCAATCACAGCTACGCAAAGCTGGAGTCGAATCCCGTACGTGGGTTTTGCGCTTTGCGCTGGTGGGACGGGTTTCGGTTTGGTGCGACGTGACTGGATGGGTGGGTGGGATGCAGGAATGCGTTAGATCGGAAATTCCGTGGGACTAGACGGAGCTGCACGAACTCGCGGTTTGgcacagtcagtcagtcagtgGTTGTCCGTGCTACTTCCAGTACGGTTCCGAATTAGGTTTGCCTCGTCCCGTGTCTGACGTCGTTCTGCCTGTCGCAGAATCCCTAAAGCCTCGAACCCTGGCCATCCCAGCGGTACCGGCGGGTAGTACCTCCGACGAGTCACAGCAACTCTCGAATGATACTGTTACTGTTGGAAATGTGATTCCATCCCTACAGGTCTTCGATAGATTCGCAATGCCTGCATGCATTGGATTCGTCGGCACACGGATTACTCGAACCGAAAGGCCATCGGGATCATAATCAAGCTGAAAAAGTGAAAGTCCAGCGGTCTCATCATTCCTAACTATAGGCTGCACAAGACAGGACAGAACACGACACGATCATGACCGTACGACTTGTCTATCTCCTCCTCGCTTTGTTTCAGCACGGCATCGAAACGAACGCGTGGTCGGAAACTCCAGGGATACGAAGACAACACAGAATCTCTCCCAGAttctcgtcgttgtcgttgtcgtcactCAACAATCCCAGTCGTTGGCGTTCGTTCACCACAATGGAAAGACACTTTGTACAAAACAGACCCCGCAAACGACAACGGAATCCCTTTCCTCTCGGGACGACTATGGCGCACACGATCCCGGAGTctgcggcaacaacaacaacaacaacccaTCAGCATCAGCAATGTAACAAGTACTACCGAAGCCTCGCAACTTGTTTTGTCTTCCTTGACGCGACAAACCACAACGATTGCCATTCCGGCATTGATTGGTATGCTCGCCGACCCGGTACTCAGTTTGATCGACACGGCCTACGTGGGTCGGCTGGGCAGTGTCCCTCTTGCCGCCTTGGGTGCCTGTACCAGTATTTTTCACCTCGCTTTCAACGCCTTTCGTGCCACTACCGCCGCTACCACTAGTCTCGTCAGCAGTCGTCTGCAACAAGATGAACAAAAGGCCAGGGAAGTGACGCAAACGTCCCTCTTACTCGGAGTTACCATGGGCCTCGCGGTAGCCGTTACGCTCTGGGCTGCCGGTCGGCCAATATTGGCCAGTATGGGGGTCCCGTCCGACAGCGTCCTCTTTCCTGACGCTTGCGCCTATTTGTACGCACGCTGCGGCGCCGCTCCGGTGGTACTCTGGATTGGTGTCGCCGAAGGCGCCTTTCGAGGCTACGGCGACACCATAGTGCCACTCGTCGCCAGTCTCACCGCCGCCGCTATCAATCTCGTGCTTGATCCAATACTGATGTTTACCTTGGGATGGGGCGTGCGTGgagctgctgctgccacCGCCTTGGCGCAATTCGGAGCCGCAATCGTGTACGCGGTACAGCTCAAGCGACGCAACATGTTGCCCGCGCTCCGCCGACGATCGCAATCTTCTGTCTCTTCCGCCGCCACCGTCACCACAAATCAAAAAACAGCCGCCGCCCCTGCATTGCCATCCACCTCCGCATCTTCCACCGCCACAACCACAAGCCGCTGGGATGTAATTCGCACAATTCTCGGCGCTAATGTAGCCATGATGACCAAACAAGGTTCGCTGCTGTTGGCATGGGCGTACGCAACAGCCAAGGCGACGCGTATGGGCGCTGCGCATGTGGCCGCCCACCAAGTGGGTCTTTCCGTATGGCTCGTTTTTGCCTTGATTCTGGACGGTGCTGCCGTGGCGGCCCAAGTCCTGGCTTCCCGGGCTTACGCGAACCGTGACCGGGCGGCTGTCCGCACGTTGCTATGGTATTTTACCAAAGTTGCGTTACTCCAGGGCGTCGTTTCCTTGCTGCTAGTGGACGGCTTGGACTGGATTCTCCCGGGCCTTTTCACGCCCGACCGCACAGTCCAGGCCCACTTGCACCGTCTCGTACCGTACTTGGCGGCACAACAAGTGTTGGTGAGTTTGACGCTGGTCTGGGAGAGCCTGGCCGTGGGGGCTCAGGAATTTCGCAGCCTTGCAGTGGGTACGACGCTCGCTACTGTAGCAAGCGTATATCAGCTGCGTCAACAAACTACGGTGGAAGGCATCTGGAAGGTTGGCATTGTGACATTGTTTGCCGGGCGACTATTGACTGCAGCAGTGGCCAATATTCGGGCGTACCGGAAACTGCCACGCCAGACAGCGTGATTTTACGGCACCCCAAACGCCAATGGTGGCATAAAAGAGCGCAAGCTTGAAGAGACCACCAAGGAGCGATTGGGGAGTGACGGCACGTGCGCCACCCCACAAAGGATGGGTGCATTCTTTGGCAAAACCAATAGCTAGAATAGCAGCCTGCTTTTGATCTGCCCACGCAAGAGCTATATAGAAGAACAGGTCTGGGTAATCCACTAGCAACAAGGAAATGACGTCCCTGGAGTAAGACTAACACAACTAGCAAATAATTTTTTGCATGGTATTTGGTTTTTTGTGTTTCAAAACCCCTTTTGTTAAAGCTTTGTGCAGTTCATATTGCAGCGACCAGGCCACGTTCACTGAAGCAATGATGGTACCTTGTAGCCTGCAGTCCGCTCACGGAAGTTCCTTTCCTTGTGTTGCTGGTCCAACCTTGATCCTTGTTTGGTCGTGAAAAAAGCCAGCGAGGGCGGCGACCGGGAGTGTGTAACGCAGAGTGGGGAATGGGTCGGATCACTGGCAAGGTGAACtatctacctacctacctatttCGCGGGGCTCGTATCCGTTCTCCCATGATCCACGTTTGGGGGCGGGGCGGGCGGTGAAAAGAATTGTCGGAAACCATCCACCACCGGTACGTATCAAGGCCAGGGTCCGGGGCCGCGTCGTGTCCGAGGATCCTTCGGTGTGTCTGAACGCTCCGTCGAGGCATCGGGGTTTGTGTCTTGGGCAATGCGCTGCCAGGCGGCTTGCGTCGCGTCACGAAACTTGTTCTGCACTTGCTGTACACAGTCTCTCCCGGTCACGAGGAGTCTCGCAATAACGAGAGGATCCGTCTCGTTGCGGGCTTGTTGAAATTCCTGGCGGGCGGCGTCCCGGAGTCGGGCGTTCCAGGGTTGCCCGGTGTCGGGATCGGCCCAGTGAAAATGCCGCGCCGTCCGCAAACACTCGCGGTACAAACTCAAGACTTCCGCCCGATTCCGTGACGACGTCAAATGACGACCCGACGTAGTAGCCGTCACCGAAGGCGGTAGCCATAAACGGGGAGGCATTGAGGACGAGCAATACGGAATAGAATGGTACTACGATTGACTACGAGTGTGCGCGTAGCGACCGTGAGAGAGTGTACGGGTTGTGAATTGTTGGTATATAGTATTCGTTGGAGCGGACAAGTTCTCTGTcactctcacagtcaagagtCCATACGAGTGAGTGTGTGCGTACGAAACGTCCCATCGTCGTTCGGGGAGAACTTCTGTGGGACGTGGGGGACGGGACAGACGATGCAATTCCGGCCGAGTGCGGCGCGATCCAAGATTTCCTGTGCTGACGTCAGCACGGGACGACGATTCGGAAATACGGTTCCGTGAAGCCACAATCAATCCTCATCGCTTTCCACTAGATTTTGCTAGGGCTGTCATGTCGGTACCTGTGGTTTTGGAATCTTGGTTCGCACGAGGAAAGGGGAGAGACGTGGAAGGACTGTCGAGAACGATTCCGCAACGCCGGGGATTCGGGTGCGCAGTGGGGACGCTGCCAGAATTGTTGTGGTCTTCCCGGTCACTGCCACTCGGGGGAAGATGGATACGCAGGCCTGCCTGCCCCGTCCGGAACTGGAACACCATCGTCCAGCCAACCAAACCGAGACAAAGAGTTCACGCCACACAGTACAATACACAACACAACACAATACAAGTCAGTACAATAGACTACCAAAACACTACTGTTGTGTCCTCACTATCCCCTCCTCGTCCTCCCTCCTGTAGAACGCGCATCGTCATTCGCATCTCCGTGTATAGTTAGACCAACGATCACGCTAACGTCAACCCTCCAACATACACCCCAACACACACACGGCACATGAGTTCTTCCTCCGCACCATCAACGACAACGGCCACTGCTACGTCCTCTGCCACTGCCGATATGGACGAAGATTGGGAAGAATGGGACGGACGTCATCCCTTTTGGATTCACTGTTTGGCGGGGAGTGTTGCCGGAGTCGTGGAACACACCGCCGTGTATCCGCTCGATACGGTCCGTACGCACATTCAAGTGTGTGCCAGTTGTGCCGTCCGACGAAACCAACCAAACACTGCGACGGTCTCGTCGCTGTTCCAGTCGACGACACGGAATCGGTCAGGATTGGCGGCCAAAGGGGCCGCCAACGCACTCCGATcaaccgcaacaacaacatccacaccaccaccactgcAACCCGCTCTGCCAACCGGCATGTGGCAAACCATTCGTTACCTGGTCAATCAACCCACTGTCGCGACGGCCGCATGGAACAGtactaccaccaccgccgccactACCACGGCAACCGCATCCTCCACCGAGTTCGCCAACACCAACGCGCCTTTGGCCCTGTTCCGACTCTGGCGGGGCGTGCAGACGATACTCGTGGGATGCGTGCCAGCCCACGCCCTCTACTTTTCCAGTTACGAATTCGTCAAGGCCGCCACCAGGGATGCCGACGGACAGGTCACCACCTGGGGCAGCAGTCTCGCGGGAGCCGCCGCCACAACCTCGCACGATCTCATCATGACACCGCTCGACACGCTCAAACAACGACTCCAACTAGGACACTACGAACGAGGCATGATGCAGGGACTCACACACATACTGGCCACCGAAGGACCCGCCGCACTCGTTCGATCATTCCCGATTACACTCGCCACCAACATTCCCTACGGAATGGTCATGGTTGGTACGCACGAGTACGCCAAGGAACACTTGTTCGCCGAATTGCCCTCTTCCTGGCAGACCATTCTGGCCAGTTCCAGTATTGCCGGATtcgctgccgccgccattaCCACACCTCTCGATCGCATTAAAACGGCGCTGCAAACCCAAACACTCGCCCCGGCCTGTCTCTATTTGCAACAACCGCCACCGGCCGGGTCCACGCCGGGACCCACCACGTGCCCTGCCGCCGTCCGCCCCGTCTACACCACTTGGCGTGATGCCGCTGGATACATTCTTCGTCACGAAGGACCGGCCGGATTCTTTCGAGGCGTCGCACCACGCATACTGTCCCACGTACCCGCCGTGGCCATTTCCTGGACCACGTACGAAACCGCCAAGGCCTATCTGCTACGACACTACCACAACCAGCATCACCACGCAACGGTGTAAGGGACCTGTCCGTCCGTACCAAACGTAAAACGGTAATGTCTGGTAAACTACCGTCCGGGATGTTGGTACCGTCAGCTAGACGGCGGACGTACACACACAAGTACATACACACGCACGCACATACCTGGTAGTGAGACCAAGAGGAGTAAATGATTTCGAAAGGTCCCGATAGTCTTGGTTGTACGCGTCATTCGTGGCATGACAAAGGCGATAATGAATCAACGTGTAGCTTGAGAATCCGTCTTTCTTTTGGCAGAAGATAAGCTAGGGATACCGGTAAACTCTCTTTGACGCCCCGGAGTTTACGGTACACTTTGAATGGACTTGTCGGCCACTTTGTATTTATTCGTCTAGAGATATCAGAAACACGGAAATCAATAGCGAGCAATTTTTACTTGGGTTTTCCGCTTGTGTCGACCTTCCTTAGAATTATGGTGGGCACTTGGAGTTTTGACAGCTAATGCGTTTCCTGTTAGCGGGCTTTTTCGATTACACCGACTCGATCCTCGAACGTTCGCCACAGAATTTGTAGTAACAAACAATGGATTCCGCCCGTTTTCTGCCCTTGTTCGGGTCCGATGCCGACACGAACGCGAACCTATGTCTCTTCAGCTTTTTGATATATACTGAAAACACTTTGACGTATACACATAACACAGCATGAGCGCTCAGGTGGTTATCATGTATCACCAGTGCGAACCCTCTCGAGACTCACCGTTCGTGTAGTATCTTTCCCTCGGCCTTGGTTTTGCTACCAGGTGGATGATGTTCGACAGACAGCGCCTCTTCCATCTCGGCGATCTCGGACATAGACTTACACTCACTATCAACTGCTTCCAatcgacgacaacgacgagacAATCATGTGGCAGGCGGTACGCTCCGTTTCCTCGCAACGTGCGCTGACGACAGCTTTACGGTCGACTCGTCGTGGTGTCGAGTCTGCATCCGCTGCCTTTTCCACGACGACTCGTTTGTTGAACCTACACGAGCAGTCTACGGCGGGAGTTTTACCAAAGAAACCGTTCGATAAGATCCTCATTGCCAATCGCGGTGAGATCGTCGAGCGAGTCATCAAGACGTGTCACGAACTAGAAATAGAAACTGTCGCTGTCTACTCGACCGCCGACGCCAAGGCTCCCTTCGTCAGCAAGGCCACACAATCCATCTGTATAGGCCCAGCTGCCGCCAACAAGAGTTACCTCCAACCCGACAATATCCTCCAAGCCATGTCCATCTCGGGCGCACAGGCCTTACACCCCGGCTACGGATTCTTGTCCGAAAACGCCCAGTTTGCCCAAGCGGTACTGGACGCCGGGCACGTGTGGCTCGGACCGTCCCCCTCCTGCGTGCACCAAATGGGCGACAAGCTGGAAAGCAAGGCCGTGGCCGTACAGGCCGGTGTCGCTACCGTGCCGGGCCACGATGGTGTCGTCGAGACACTGTCACAAGCCCTGCAACTGTGTAACGAAACGATTGGATACCCCGTACTTCTCAAAGCTCTGGCGGGAGGTGGCGGCAAGGGTATGCGCGTCTGTTACAATGATCAAGACGTCAAGGACGCATGGACCGTTTCCAAAGCCGAGGCTCTCAGCTTTTTCAACAATGACCAACTCTTGCTGGAAAAGTTCATTGAACGTCCACATCACATTGAATTTCAAGTGCTTTGCGGTCGCAAGGAAAATGGCGACCTGGATGTTGTAGTCTTTCCCGAACGGGAATGCAGTATTCAACGACGCAACCAAAAAGTGATCGAAGAATCGCCGTCCTGTTTGTTGACGCCTGAAACTCGCCAAACTATGGCGGAACAAGTCGTCCGTCTCTGCCAAGCCACTCAGTACCAGTCTGCTGGTACGGTCGAATTCCTCGTCGACGAGGAACagaattttttctttctagAAATGAATTCGAGACTCCAAGTCGAGCATCCCGTTACCGAAGCTATCACCGGTGTCGATCTCGTCAAAGGAATGCTCTACGTCGGCGCTGGCTGGCCGCTTCCCGACGAATTTCAGCGCGATGGCATCATCATGCCACACAAAGGACACGCAGTCGAGGCTCGTATCTACGCCGAGGATCCGCTCCGTGGATTCCTGCCTTCCACCGGACCACTTTCTCCTTACGTCGAACCATCTTCGGCTCAAAATACGCCAGAATCATACGTGCGAGTCGAATCCGGGGTGGCTACGGGACATCTTGTCAGTCCCTATTACGATCCCATGCTCAGCAAGGTAATCTACTACGACCAAACGCGCGCCGGGGCCATTGCCGGTCTCTCGCAAGCCCTCGACGAATATGTCATTGAAAGTGTCCAGCACAACGCCCGTCTAGTCCAATCGGTCTTACGCGAGCCAGAGTTTCTAAAGGGCAATACCCCGACTTCTTTCCTGCCGACGCATTACCCAGACGGTTTTAAAGGAGTAAAACTCGGCACATCCGATTTGCAAGAACTCGCGGCCGCGGCGGCTGTTATTTCCGACGTTCGTCGAACGCATTTCGACCGACCCAGTTTGGGGGGACAACCAAATAACTCGGAAGTTGTCGTGGTGAGGCTCGATGGTCTCTTTGGATCTGCCTATAAGGTGGACTGGAGCGCTGTGGATCACACTGTGACGGTCCAGTGCTTGACCGACAAAATGTTGCCGCTACGCGTTATTCAACTGAGTGGCTTCCAAGTCTTTAAGGAGCAATATCTGTGTGACATGACCATCGATGGAGTCTCCCGCAGTGTCCAAGTGCTGGGTGAATCCAACGAAGGTGAACTCAAGTTGCAAATGTACGGCGCCGATGTAATTGTAACGATCCAATCAGAACGGGAATATGAACTTAGTGCCCACATGCATGAGCCACTGAAGATTGATACAAGTTCTTTGATTCTTAGTCCCATGCCAGGGACATTAATTTCATACGCTGTCGACGAAGGCGACTACGTGGAAGAAGGCCAGGAGCTATGTGTCGTAGAAGCTATGAAGATGCAAAATCTGATCCGCGCGCCACGAGCAGGGACCATCGGGAAGTGCAAGGTAACTGTGGGCAATTCCTTGCAGGCCGACCAGCTGATTATGGAATACGCCAAGGACGACATACACGAAGCAGCAGCGCAGGCCCTGCTGgcgcaaaagacaaacgtCGTGGCAGGCCAAGATCATTTGTAGACGCAAAAACATATGAATACATATACGTAAACCTAAACATGTTTGAAAGGACTACTACTACAAAGCGTCCAACCCTGCCTCAAATACCACAAAAGTGGACTCCAAAGGCGCCTTGGGCAAAACGTTGCGATAAAACAAACCAATACAGTGGCGAATAATAACGTAACTGTAGACTAATATGTTAATACCTTCGTTTCCAAGCTCCATTAAAAAAAGGCAAAGTGAAACTAAAATCAGCTAAGATTTAGTTGCCTCCAACACATTCAAACAGTCCTCGTAGACAACATCGTATCTTTGCGACCACAGTTTGCATTCTTCGTAATAGAGTAAATATATCAGAGTGCGCGTTTCTGGAAGCATGGATCTTCCTCCAGTGATTTCGTACGCGTTACTCTTGGCTGTTCCA encodes:
- a CDS encoding predicted protein gives rise to the protein EDWEEWDGRHPFWIHCLAGSVAGVVEHTAVYPLDTVRTHIQVTTTTAATTTATASSTEFANTNAPLALFRLWRGVQTILVGCVPAHALYFSSYEFVKAATRDADGQVTTWGSSLAGAAATTSHDLIMTPLDTLKQRLQLGHYERGMMQGLTHILATEGPAALVRSFPITLATNIPYGMVMVGTHEYAKEHLFAELPSSWQTILASSSIAGFAAAAITTPLDRIKTALQTQTLAPACLYLQQPPPAGSTPGPTTCPAAVRPVYTTWRDAAGYILRHEGPAGFFRGVAPRILSHVPAVAISWTTYETAKAYL
- a CDS encoding predicted protein, giving the protein MSRSAEKNMRPTRLVQLLLWGTVLGYTVMSVEGAERVRYRRDLVQIVESEGERDTKQLHANTKKHRGDQLLTQLWHVEAHPQQADAVSKDAAAGAPRASAQHRALMTMKSARNPKSVKAPTPSSPTAPSMEAPEIDEDMLTMMSMSLSMSMSMSMSFAYFM
- a CDS encoding carboxylase propionyl-coa carboxylase (Probable Propionyl-CoA carboxylase. A biotinyl-protein. Also carboxylates butanoyl-CoA and catalyses transcarboxylation. Catalyses as follows ATP + propanoyl-CoA + HCO3- = ADP + phosphate + (S)-methylmalonyl-CoA Involved in valine, leucine and isoleucine degradation Propanoate metabolism) encodes the protein MWQAILIANRGEIVERVIKTCHELEIETVAVYSTADAKAPFVSKATQSICIGPAAANKSYLQPDNILQAMSISGAQALHPGYGFLSENAQFAQAVLDAGHVWLGPSPSCVHQMGDKLESKAVAVQAGVATVPGHDGVVETLSQALQLCNETIGYPVLLKALAGGGGKGMRVCYNDQDVKDAWTVSKAEALSFFNNDQLLLEKFIERPHHIEFQVLCGRKENGDLDVVVFPERECSIQRRNQKVIEESPSCLLTPETRQTMAEQVVRLCQATQYQSAGTVEFLVDEEQNFFFLEMNSRLQVEHPVTEAITGVDLVKGMLYVGAGWPLPDEFQRDGIIMPHKGHAVEARIYAEDPLRGFLPSTGPLSPYVEPSSAQNTPESYVRVESGVATGHLVSPYYDPMLSKVIYYDQTRAGAIAGLSQALDEYVIESVQHNARLVQSVLREPEFLKGNTPTSFLPTHYPDGFKGVKLGTSDLQELAAAAAVISDVRRTHFDRPSLGGQPNNSEVVVEQYLCDMTIDGVSRSVQVLGESNEGELKLQMYGADVIVTIQSEREYELSAHMHEPLKIDTSSLILSPMPGTLISYAVDEGDYVEEGQELCVVEAMKMQNLIRAPRAGTIGKCKVTVGNSLQADQLIMEYAKDDIHEAAAQALLAQKTNVVAGQDHL
- a CDS encoding hypothetical protein (Hypothetical protein. Appears to be a member of the Multi Antimicrobial Extrusion (MATE) family which functions as drug/sodium antiporters. These proteins mediate resistance to a wide range of cationic dyes, fluroquinolones, aminoglycosides and other structurally diverse antibodies and drugs. MATE proteins are found in bacteria, archaea and eukaryotes.), yielding MLADPVLSLIDTAYVGRLGSVPLAALGACTSIFHLAFNAFRATTAATTSLVSSRLQQDEQKAREVTQTSLLLGVTMGLAVAVTLWAAGRPILASMGVPSDSVLFPDACAYLYARCGAAPVVLWIGVAEGAFRGYGDTIVPLVASLTAAAINLVLDPILMFTLGWGVRGAAAATALAQFGAAIVYAVQLKRRNMLPALRRRSQSSVSSAATVTTNQKTAAAPALPSTSASSTATTTSRWDVIRTILGANVAMMTKQGSLLLAWAYATAKATRMGAAHVAAHQVGLSVWLVFALILDGAAVAAQVLASRAYANRDRAAVRTLLWYFTKVALLQGVVSLLLVDGLDWILPGLFTPDRTVQAHLHRLVPYLAAQQVLVSLTLVWESLAVGAQEFRSLAVGTTLATVASVYQLRQQTTVEGIWKVGIVTLFAGRLLTAAVANIRAYRKLPRQTA
- a CDS encoding predicted protein translates to RAEVLSLYRECLRTARHFHWADPDTGQPWNARLRDAARQEFQQARNETDPLVIARLLVTGRDCVQQVQ